A single genomic interval of Thermodesulfobacteriota bacterium harbors:
- the efp gene encoding elongation factor P, translated as MYESGDLRKGLKIEMDGEPYIIVKFDFVKPGKGQALYKCTLKNMITGTRFDKTFRSGEKFNEADLEEIEMEYLYSDKQGYCFMNTSSYEQEFLVEDQIAESKPFLKENTVCSVLLFDGKPIGITLPNFINLRIKKADPWVKGDTASGDTKPATLETGYTIQVPTFIEQEELVKIDTRTGEYVERVKE; from the coding sequence ATGTATGAAAGTGGTGATTTGCGAAAAGGTCTGAAAATCGAAATGGACGGGGAGCCTTATATCATTGTAAAGTTTGATTTTGTTAAACCCGGGAAGGGCCAGGCGCTTTATAAGTGCACGCTGAAAAACATGATCACCGGCACAAGATTTGACAAGACCTTTAGATCAGGTGAAAAATTTAATGAAGCAGACCTTGAAGAGATAGAAATGGAATATTTGTATTCGGACAAACAGGGGTATTGCTTTATGAATACAAGTAGTTACGAACAGGAATTTCTTGTTGAAGACCAGATTGCCGAATCTAAACCTTTTTTAAAGGAAAATACGGTTTGTAGCGTCTTGCTTTTTGACGGAAAACCCATTGGTATTACCCTGCCCAACTTTATTAATTTGAGGATAAAAAAAGCCGATCCCTGGGTAAAAGGGGATACCGCTTCGGGAGACACCAAACCAGCCACACTTGAAACAGGATATACCATCCAGGTCCCCACCTTTATTGAACAGGAAGAACTGGTTAAAATTGATACCCGAACAGGGGAATACGTGGAAAGGGTGAAGGAATAA